The Medicago truncatula cultivar Jemalong A17 chromosome 4, MtrunA17r5.0-ANR, whole genome shotgun sequence genome includes a region encoding these proteins:
- the LOC120579862 gene encoding uncharacterized protein yields MNNKQDDVHGKALGLLLKDKIKRKLISFRAKCKDKIKENGDDTTVEGLQPCLVQSSGISEVKNENAITQDLQNQEQVGAEDVAEQEHPLSDPCEDQPHNQEPHRRGRILTTILIRKEIISFHFPIDATTFPNTENLSSNLHQWEVECRKRSSGTLDTYYTHGTTTGKKLRSVTEVVNHLLPEGYTKIESKDKIEKDVEAKEEDNSLEVRDTSVLSHSVSLPKKRKTINKVMHHI; encoded by the exons ATGAATAACAAACAAGATGATGTCCATGGCAAAGCATTAGGTCTGTTACTTAAAGACAAAATCAAA AGGAAGCTAATAAGTTTTAGAGCGAAGTGCAAGGATAAGATCAAAGAAAATGGAGATGATACCACTGTAGAG GGTTTACAACCATGCTTGGTGCAGTCCTCAGGCATCTCGGaggtgaaaaatgaaaatgccATCACACAAGACCTTCAGAATCAAGAACAAGTTGGTGCAGAAGATGTGGCAGAACAAGAACATCCCTTATCCGATCCGTGTGAAGACCAACCACACAATCAG GAACCACATAGAAGAGGGCGAATTTTGACAACAATATTGATCAGAAAGGAGATTATATCATTTCACTTTCCAATAGATGCAACGACTTTCCCAAACACAGAAAATTTATCATCAAATCTTCATCAATGGGAGGTAGAATGTAGAAAAAGAAGTTCGGGAACATTAGATACg TACTATACTCATGGTACCACTACTGGTAAGAAATTACGATCAGTGACAGAAGTTGTAAATCACTTACTTCCAGAAGGCTACACCAAGATAGAATCAAAggataaaatagaaaag gacGTTGAGGCCAAGGAGGAAGATAACAGTCTTGAAGTGAGGGATACAAGTGTACTTTCTCATAGTGTCTCCTTACcaaagaagagaaaaacaataaacaagGTGATGCATCATATTTAA